A region of Falco peregrinus isolate bFalPer1 chromosome 13, bFalPer1.pri, whole genome shotgun sequence DNA encodes the following proteins:
- the LOC101915576 gene encoding gap junction alpha-3 protein-like: MPAQLGDGVAFWGVWGGCVWRATVLQGTTARAMGDWSLLGRLLENAQEHSTVVGKVWLTVLFVFRILVLGAAAERVWGDELSGFSCDTQQPGCQNACYDSTFPISHLRFWVLQIIFVSTPSLVYLGHILHLVHLEEKAQQQVAARAGSGARRQRSRQPRLPVGDTQGRVCMRGAILRTYICNVIFKALLEVGFIVGQYALYGFQLKPLYTCSRWPCPNTVNCYISRPTEKTIFILFMLGVACMSLLLNLVEIYHLGLTKCRQGPSPKSCILPSPAGPVGPRGTRATLPGHASPMAAGRHPPSLAPLKKAGAWLGVASGPYRKARAADLAV; this comes from the coding sequence ATGCCCGCCCAGCTGGGGGATGGGGTGGCGTtctggggggtgtggggtggctGTGTCTGGAGGGCAACTGTCTTGCAGGGCACCACAGCGCGTGCCATGGGGGACTGGAGCCTGCTGGGGCGGCTGCTGGAGAACGCCCAGGAGCACTCCACAGTGGTGGGGAAGGTCTGGCTCACTGTCCTCTTCGTCTTCCGCATCCTGGTGCTGGGGGCGGCCGCTGAGCGGGTCTGGGGTGACGAGCTGTCTGGCTTCTCCTGCGAcacacagcagcctggctgtcAGAACGCCTGCTATGACAGCACCTTCCCTATCTCCCACCTCCGCTTCTGGGTCCTGCAGATCATCTTCGTCTCTACCCCCAGCCTCGTGTACCTGGGCCACATCCTGCACCTGGTGCATCTGGAGGAGAAGGCACAGCAGCAAGTGGCTGCACGGGCTGGCAGTGGGGCCAGGCGGCAGCGCTCGAGGCAGCCTCGGCTCCCTGTGGGGGACACACAGGGACGGGTCTGCATGCGGGGGGCCATCCTGAGGACGTACATCTGCAATGTCATCTTCAAGGCTCTCTTGGAAGTGGGCTTCATTGTGGGCCAGTATGCCTTGTATGGGTTCCAGCTGAAGCCCCTCTACACCTGCAGCCGCTGGCCCTGCCCCAACACTGTCAACTGCTACATCTCCCGGCCCACCGAGAAGACcatcttcatcctcttcatGCTAGGGGTGGCCTGCATGTCCCTGCTGCTCAACCTGGTGGAGATCTACCACCTGGGTCTCACCAAGTGCCGGCAGGGGCCCAGCCCCAAATCCTGCATCCTGCCCAGTCCCGCTGGCCCTGTGGGGCCCCGTGGCACCCGTGCCACTCTGCCCGGCCATGCCAGCCCCATGGCTGCTGGCAGacacccccccagcctggcaccccTGAAGAAGGCTGGTGCATGGCTGGGGGTAGCCAGTGGACCCTACAGGAAGGCACGAGCAGCAGACCTGGCAGTGTGA
- the GJB1 gene encoding gap junction beta-1 protein, producing MNWAGLYTVLSGVNRHSTAIGRIWLSVIFIFRIMVLVVAAESVWGDEKSAFTCNTQQPGCNSVCYDHFFPISHVRLWSLQLILVTTPALLVAMHVAYQQHQEKKLLVLTGHADPKHMEEVKKHKMRISGSLWWTYVCSVVFRLLFEAVFMYIFYMLYPGYQMVRLVKCEAYPCPNTVDCFISRPTEKTVFTVFMLVTSGICIILNMAELVYLVVRACARRGQHHSNPSSGKSSFYGHKLSSEYKQNEINQLLTEQDGSLKDMLRRNPGLQEKGDRCSAC from the coding sequence ATGAACTGGGCCGGCCTCTACACGGTGCTGAGTGGGGTGAACCGCCACTCCACCGCCATCGGGCGCATCTGGCTCTCTGTCATCTTCATCTTCAGGATAatggtgctggtggtggcagcTGAGAGCGTCTGGGGGGATGAGAAATCCGCTTTCACCTGCAAcacccagcagcctggctgcaacAGTGTCTGCTATGACCACTTCTTCCCCATCTCCCACGTCCGTCTGTGGTCCCTGCAGCTCATCCTCGTCACCACACCAGCCCTCCTCGTGGCCATGCACGTGGCctaccagcagcaccaggagaagaagctgctggtgctgacaGGGCACGCAGACCCCAAGCACATGGAAGAGGTGAAGAAGCACAAGATGCGCATATCAGGTTCGTTGTGGTGGACGTATGTCTGCAGCGTGGTCTTCAGGCTACTCTTTGAGGCCGTGTTCATGTACATCTTCTACATGCTCTACCCGGGCTACCAGATGGTGCGGCTTGTCAAGTGTGAGGCTTACCCCTGCCCCAACACTGTCGACTGCTTCATCTCCCGGCCGACCGAGAAGACCGTCTTCACCGTCTTCATGCTGGTCACCTCCGGCATCTGCATCATCCTGAACATGGCGGAGCTGGTCTACCTGGTGGTGCGGGCGTGTGCCCGCCGAGGCCAGCACCACTCCAACCCCTCGTCGGGGAAGAGTTCCTTCTATGGGCACAAGCTCTCCTCTGAGTACAAGCAGAATGAGATCAACCAGCTGCTGACGGAGCAGGACGGCTCCCTCAAGGACATGCTGCGCCGCAACCCcgggctgcaggagaagggcGACCGCTGCTCTGCCTGCTAG